One window of the Oceanicaulis sp. genome contains the following:
- a CDS encoding NADH-quinone oxidoreductase subunit H: MIEALLVLFLLATLAAGAALAAGFDRAVPILWGARPAGVITALNEGAALILRPVVRTEAPDRLTGVLAPASYLALSFIGLSVVPVASGYALVDSPVGVVVWGACEALVVVAVFLHGWSPNSPFPLIGAYRYAAIALPMMLPSMFVLIAAALPAESLSLTAIVRSQETLWNVLRQPLGLPLFLLTGLALTLRGPFDFADGADLAGGTSAEDSGPARALWQGARLAMLTAFSALAATVFLGGPIGPWLPGPIWLWLKSALVMAITVAAGAVLPRPPPSRMLGLIWTVLLPLSFLHLVWTGGLALW, translated from the coding sequence ATGATCGAAGCGCTCCTCGTTCTCTTCCTCCTCGCCACCCTCGCCGCCGGCGCAGCGCTCGCCGCCGGCTTCGACCGCGCCGTCCCGATCCTGTGGGGTGCGCGCCCGGCGGGTGTGATTACGGCCTTGAACGAGGGCGCCGCGTTGATCCTGCGGCCCGTCGTGCGCACCGAAGCCCCGGACCGGCTCACCGGCGTCCTGGCGCCCGCGAGCTATCTCGCCCTCTCCTTCATCGGCCTGTCAGTGGTTCCGGTCGCATCGGGTTACGCGCTGGTCGACAGCCCCGTCGGCGTCGTGGTCTGGGGCGCGTGCGAGGCGCTCGTCGTGGTCGCGGTTTTCCTGCACGGATGGTCGCCGAACAGTCCGTTCCCGCTCATCGGGGCTTACCGATACGCGGCGATCGCCTTGCCCATGATGCTGCCCTCGATGTTCGTCCTGATTGCGGCCGCGCTCCCCGCGGAATCGCTTTCACTCACCGCAATCGTCCGTTCGCAAGAAACACTGTGGAATGTCCTGCGCCAGCCGCTCGGCCTTCCCCTGTTCTTGCTGACCGGACTAGCCCTGACATTGCGCGGGCCGTTCGACTTTGCCGACGGCGCCGACCTGGCGGGGGGTACGTCGGCGGAGGATAGCGGCCCGGCGCGCGCGCTCTGGCAGGGTGCGCGCCTCGCCATGCTCACCGCATTTTCTGCACTGGCCGCCACGGTGTTCCTGGGCGGACCGATCGGACCGTGGCTGCCCGGCCCGATCTGGCTGTGGCTGAAGAGCGCGCTCGTCATGGCGATCACCGTGGCTGCAGGGGCGGTCCTTCCGCGCCCTCCGCCATCGCGCATGCTCGGGCTTATCTGGACCGTGTTGCTTCCTCTCTCCTTTCTCCACCTGGTCTGGACCGGAGGGCTGGCGCTATGGTGA
- a CDS encoding NADH-quinone oxidoreductase subunit J, with protein MVTLGAVAALILFAVWTGWRVFRTDSMVRASFSLMLSFIAVGGVAVILATPYIGVATVFMMAVEMMVMAIFMVAFMMNPAGLNPMQMVHKHRVSIAAGLLAWLGLSAAVIVSETPSVPAPQNDRDVFELGLELLGPSMLIFETAGVTLLAAMLGAVILSARGGRYGDADDGSRPPGLAPGGDPAGRTPGEDGDEGGHRHHHGGHG; from the coding sequence ATGGTGACGCTCGGCGCGGTCGCGGCCCTTATCCTCTTCGCGGTTTGGACCGGATGGCGAGTTTTCCGCACCGACTCCATGGTGCGCGCGTCATTTTCCCTGATGCTGTCCTTCATCGCGGTCGGGGGCGTGGCGGTCATTCTGGCCACGCCCTACATCGGCGTGGCCACCGTCTTCATGATGGCGGTGGAGATGATGGTGATGGCGATCTTCATGGTCGCCTTCATGATGAACCCGGCCGGTCTGAACCCCATGCAGATGGTTCACAAGCACCGCGTGTCGATCGCGGCGGGCCTTCTTGCATGGCTGGGACTTTCGGCAGCAGTCATCGTCTCGGAGACGCCTTCGGTCCCCGCGCCGCAGAACGATCGCGATGTGTTCGAGCTCGGTCTCGAGCTGCTCGGTCCGTCCATGCTGATCTTCGAAACCGCCGGCGTGACCTTGCTGGCCGCCATGCTGGGCGCGGTGATCCTGTCGGCGCGAGGCGGGCGCTACGGCGACGCTGACGACGGGTCGCGGCCGCCAGGCCTGGCGCCCGGCGGCGACCCGGCCGGCCGCACGCCCGGCGAGGATGGTGACGAAGGCGGTCACCGCCATCACCATGGAGGCCACGGATGA
- the nuoK gene encoding NADH-quinone oxidoreductase subunit NuoK, whose translation MILVLVLLGAAALFGIGLYGALSQQSFVMVMMGFELMLNGALLAVIGFWSQALGGMPEGQLLAILIMAVMAVEMAIGFALVVAVYRRRQADVTESLDTLRG comes from the coding sequence ATGATCCTGGTCCTCGTCCTTCTCGGCGCCGCCGCCCTGTTCGGGATCGGTCTCTACGGCGCGCTCTCGCAGCAAAGTTTCGTCATGGTGATGATGGGCTTCGAGCTGATGCTGAACGGCGCCCTGCTGGCCGTGATCGGCTTCTGGAGCCAGGCGCTGGGCGGCATGCCCGAAGGGCAATTGCTAGCCATTCTGATCATGGCGGTGATGGCCGTGGAGATGGCGATCGGTTTCGCGTTGGTCGTTGCGGTTTATCGCCGGCGCCAGGCGGACGTCACTGAAAGCCTGGACACGTTGCGCGGATGA